The genomic DNA CTTCAGATGACGTGACGTCATAAACGTGAGATAGTAACAATTATAGCCTCGTTATATAGTGTGATATTGACGGGTTGGGATACATTCCCATAGCGACCGTCAGACTTCCATATGAATGTCAATAAAgcatgtttgattgattgattgattgattttattcgtcaagaatatcacaggAGATTACAACGAAATTGAggaataccttgacaggatagcccatgaaagcctgaaggcttatttccaatggggtcctatagttagtataaaacattaacatattgTAACAAAAAGCATAAACTAAAGTACTGGAATAtggtaacaataaaaaaaaatacatacatgtccATCAGTCAAATAATTTGCAAACATCTGAAGCACACAATAATCTTCCTAATAATGTGAAACAAGATTTGGTCTATATTGTTTTATCTTTTAATTCCTAATTGAGTGAATTTGTCGAACTTGGCAAATGTCTGTCTCGGTCAGTCTCGATGGCTGGGTGGATCAATATTACGCGTGtcttcaattcttcttaatgGTGAATGGTGAAATCTAGTGCACGGTGAAACGCGAGAGATCAGGCTATGTTACGGGGGTACTACGGGGTACTAGTCTTCTATATTTAACCTTAGAACCGGTATGGATTTTCCATGATTTGCCAGTGGGACCTGTTGATCGTGAACCATCTAGTGTAAGATGATCAGTACGGTACAATCTAaatattgaacatgttgaactaCTCAGTTTTGCGAGATTGACGAGACATACTGCGAGAATGGTTATAGTTTAACATTTCATGCAATTAGGTATTAAAAGCCTGTGTTTAGTTTGCAATTCTTCGGTAACAGTTTTTCGGTTGCCATGGAAATGTATATAAACCTGTCATTATCACAGTATCAAAGAAGGCTATATTGGTTATTATTCCCAGCTCATGATGCTCATGACGTCATGTTACTTGAAGGACACACTTGTGACGCTCCCATCTTCATCGCTGAGATCTCGATCGAGATGCCATGTGCTAATTTTCATTTAGCGCTGACACGATCTGCAAATTAATTCCGTCTAATTTGCACTATAATCAGATCTTTTGCATCCAGTGGGCTAATCTTATTAGTTTAGGTATACTGTAATCAATATTCCTAAATCTAGCAATAATCAATCTCACTTCGGCTGCAGCGAAATGGTCATTATACCTTCTCgttaaagctaaatgaaagtagttgcagtaaaactccaatttcgtgagaaagtctgtaaaatcaaggttaggtatgactatatcatcgtggatctagatctggtacagttacataaactgaactttgtaaaaatcagaaaatctaagctgaaatacgatcacactgaagatcgccaacacagatatggacacgtgggacagtgtattattattgctggaataaagacccgacggaagtgaccgaatccgcgcttattttgcttatttctcagcaattacacaatttcttccagaatcctttggcacatattttttattcatacaaacagacacttgggtgtcgttatattagattctgtaaaaagtcattttgagatcgttaccaaaactggaatttatctttaatagaCCAATAATGATGTAGATTTTAGACCACGCGTGCATGAACCACTACAGCACAGGAGCAGTGGTGAGTCCTCTCAAATAGCAACGAGATTTCAATTCAGTTTAAATAAAGTGAGATACCGTAGTAATGGCTAATCTGACATTATCGGTGCTATATGAATAGCTTACAATTAAGCATTGATGAGGCTTAACATCAGCATGTagaacaaaaatatttgtaacCCGTTTCATTCGTCATATTTCTGTAGCTGTCCGTTATGATAttgtattataattatgaaaaagcAGTACGCACAATTATACCATGATATATCCACACACAAACTTGACAATCATACAaattaattaaataatataATGATTTTATACGAATATCAAATGGAGTCATGGGAGATCAACATTGGCCAAAGAGTTTTCGCGATTGACTCCTTTTTTACAAGTTGACAGACAATACAATAGCCAAAGATGTGACAAGATACCAagagacattaaaaaaaaggaattaaaaaaataagaaaaaggagcAATAAACTAAGATTATGTGTATATACGAACTAAAACCTGTTTTATTAGTCGACAACATCATACAGATAATTGGGATTAATTGAAGGTGGAAACggtggcaaaattattttgaatttggcTTTTCGACACTTCATTGTTtatggtcgcatgtcataaggtggtccaatttcgcgaacagggccgtaaaaatggtcaaaatgtttattttttgatatgttatagctattaccattctctaaataatgaaaaagttttaagtctcgaatacctttatttttccttaaaatgattaattaacagctaattattacatagacgtcaatgtaaatgtgaattttgaaatgtgtttttctcagactggacctgctgcacataaaatggtgtcaaaagttaatgcaacgtTGGATCAAcctagtattttgcagttataatctttaaacatcaataattaaatctgtaccaaaatCGAATAGTTAtctattattttatgcatattaattatactaacgaattaacagtatttaatttcatatttttgcccccaaaatacctgtcactgtatttatatgcttggcaaaatgacaacatcatgggtagaaatgtttgttgcaatgatacacaacatttgtactaaaaattaagattacaaattagataattaaccaaatctctccggtttactaattgataaggttgcagatcagagctgacacacacatgtattccattgctgcatattttcaaaattaccaaatttttatgacatttagttgttccctgctttaaaacgcccagaaatatgaggataacagtcatattacatattatagtaagttgttaattaggtttaattaatattttatcatttaccgcatccaccggctccgccacccctgttacttcaaacttaatgtgctatagtttttgttcctgacatgttattgatctaattcatagtaatatatttagcctatagttctagcttcaaaatgagatattactcaataaatttggtcaagatgctgtgatgtagcaacaatttttCCATGGCActgtgtggaaaattgttcatacgccaccctttttgcatacccaacttatgaaatgcgaccataTAGATAAAGCATATGATAATGATGGACCAACTGTAGGGCCAATTTATTCTAGATGATGAATACTTTGCATTATTCAGAGATGAAAATATTCAGAGAACCTTCACACGTACCCCATATCTCATATGCTCAGAAGAAAGGAGTGAGAAATGTCATGCCTTCGTTCGAGTGGATTACAGCTAATCTCAGACTGATTATGCTTTCCAACGAAAAGGAAATCACTCCAGACATATATTGGCCTTGTGTCGATTTGCTAATGGGCGAATCGATAATGGGTCGATCGTCGACAAACACCGGCACAACACCTTGTGGCGGTTAATTAACCACCCTGTTCCTCCCGTCATGGACTCAGCCCATGAAAGACCCGCTCCCGTCTTCATAACTCACCTTGatgtttgtatatattattgtttCGGTGACAGGCGCGCGTGCCCTTGCAAGTCTAGTGACAATCAACTTTGTATTTTCGTTATTGAAACGCCCATCAGACATATTTTAGGACATGATACGAAGTTTTAGGGTCATCCATTAATTCAAATAGAGtaaaggaaaggaggaaaacgAGGTTTTATAAAGTGGCTTGAGGGATGTTACTGTCACACCGGCAATACCGACCCAGGGCCTCGTTAAACAAACGAattggcctatcaagatcagcgttgcatgcgcattttgcgaAGTGGACTTACTAGCAACCAATCAGAATTactctttcaaattagcgattaatttGTTACGAGACCCAGAACAGCAAAACTTGTCCCGTTATGACGATGACGGGCCAGCGAGCAGTTTGCAGTTGGTTTCGTTAGTTTGACTGCACCAAAGCTAGCGTGATAAGGTGGTTCTTAACAATTCGACGCACGCCCCACGAAACGTCCTCTCTGCGCAGAAGCAGTGCGCTATCGCGActcgcgatttcaccacgaaccaTCCTCTCtttgttacgatgcccactgtgacgtaaataattcacttcaagaaaatgtaaagatacgggataaaactttggaacctgaactatcgaacaaagacaccggtaaataatttgctctccttgtaggtgcactaattgctggttttaaaaaacctTCTTTTTTAATGCGTTCTttgcaaaactaactttcgcatcgaagtgcgcagagaggacggttcgtggtgcgtgcgatgAATTTGTtacccttctcctcctcctcccctcgcCCCTCCATACGGCGAGGTGAAATGGAAGGATCTCGGTTAAACTCTTAGTCATACTGTTAGTCTGATTCCATTACTAGTACTGGATGTAAATAGATATGGGTATGCAATTTCGGAGGGCTGATTCTATTGATTAGTACTGTTAATACGTGGAAAGACTTTAAAAACAGTCATAACTTTcgtattgcttgtccgatttctttcaaacttttatcattctgttttattcatttttctccttttcaacacaacattttatgaccaaggctggattcttCTTTAAGAAATCAGCCTAAGTCTATATCTGATCATTATAGACATTGCTTATAGACCATTGAATAAAATACGAAATGTGTATAGAAAATTAGAAACGGGCAAAATGATAAAGGGGCTGTTTGTCAATTTAGACGAATTGGTTAGCAGAGACGAGATTATATCAGTACATTTAAGCAATCACTTCCCAGACGCTTTCTATAATGCTGATAATCTTTTGCCAAAAGACcttcatacactgtaaaaactgtggtgttaacactgacaccaattgatgttaatagagaaccacaccctgaggtgttaaaataacaccctagagattgaacataacaccaaagagtgtaaatgtaacaaccataggtcttgtaataacacctgtaggtgtaaaactatcaccaccaatttaacgccggtgtaaaataactggtgtggtcctctatgtacaccggttaacaccacagttttggcTGTGTAACAAAGCAGCTTTTGTCGGAAATCGGTAAATCAAAACGGCAGTGTCGTAATGAACGACGTATTTGCATTTTTACTTCCGGTCCGAATCTGAAGACGATGTGCTgccccggtccaccaactttcgataATGACCTCTAATCTGTCCATTGCGATTTGACAGGCATTTCAATAGATACTGAACGTTGTAGAAAGCTTGTGCGAAATGGATGCTAAAACACGCTACTTTTACTTTCTATTTTACGTTTTATGCATATTTCAcatttgaattcatattctATGTGTATATGCTGCTATATTATGTGACCTTGTGTTTCAATGGTTGCAATTTTTATGCATGGTCCTAACGAAACAGCTTTTGCTGCCTAGGTCTTGCTgtgttgaaataaataaagaacgaaATATGTGACTAGACCAAATGAAAAGTAGACAGGGTGTGTATAGACCGAGCGGCAACTGACCTGAGAGAAGTACCAACAAGACTTGCAACATCAACACTGCATTTTTCGATTAGCAATAAAAATGCACGTTTTAATGTCGACATGAATTAgacatattttcaatatctacAAGATCAATTAGCGGATcatgtttgaaaaattaatgatgCTCATAAGATGAATACATCGTCACTTCCGCACTAGGTATGCACTGAATTGCAAACCTTGCACTTAAGATGATTGATTCGAGGTGTGCTGCATCCAGGCAATTTTcgttgataaaaataatgagcCCTTAAATTCAGCACGTCACTACTTTAGTCATTGGTCTGCATGCAACTCATGTTTCAGGTAACCTTGAAATTAAGTGGATGGAATTGTGCTTTGCTCCTTTGCATTGATTTGGTTTCTTGACTTCTGTATCTCCACGTACATCTATACACTGCagaaactccggtgttgatttaacaccagcccggaatgtatataatgtccacaccagagaagtgttgaaacaacaccagttttgaatcaaaccaatgctgtttaaatactaattggtgttgtataaacacctatctgatgttagaccaaaacctacagtaactggtgttgtttcacacTTCtgtggtgtggacataatagattccgagctggtgttaaatcaatcCCGTAGTTTTTTTCAGTGTACTTGCTTAATCAAGCTGATTTTAGTAGAATGTCAATTTACAGACAATAAGGATGCTATGAAGGTCAACAATTCATATCCAGGGCAGCCACTACAGCACTTATGTACTGTTTACCCAGCGGGTATAGCATAATTATGATGTGTCATTATTACCCTATTCCATTATGATACATCGAGCACCTGACAAGATTGTAGAAGATTCTTGTCCACAGTCTGTGGTTTGTTTGACCGGTAATCGAACCCGTGCCTTCCCATTCATatccgtgacccggaggagacaaagcattggaggggcacagcattgttcacttgcaatacagtgcccctccaatgctttgtctcctgcgggtcacggtccgccactgattcGGGCGTTCTATACCACTGAAACACTGCCAccggtgacacgacatttgctcatGCGATAATTGCTCCGAGCTTAAGTTcctctaagatgtagggttagggttgtaATATGGTTTTATGTTTAGGGTGGGGCACAGTGGTCAAGACAGGGTcgaagttggtcattcgattgGTGTGTGGAATTTAAAGCGGAGCacttgtcgccagagcaaatgtcatggaaccctgCCACCATGCCTGATGGCttcatgaagaagaagaatcagAGGCAGCGGAACATCAGGCTCGGACAAAGAAAATGGAGGAGCACCTTTTGTCTGCCAAACAGTAGGTGCCCCTCCACTTCCATTGTATGAGCCTGACGCTCTGCCACCTCTGGGCACGATCCTACCGTTCAATTGCTTCGGAGGTGTTGACTAATAACCCCATTCTCTTGTTCATTATTTCTATCTGCAGTTGACTGTGAAGTTAAACCTTCAGCACGACAAAAGGCATGATGGACGCCAACGAGATAGCTGTCAACAAACCCAATTCCAGCGAGCTCTATGTGACCCTTTGGCCGTCGACGGAACTACCAAACTCCACGGAATATGCCGAAGAAGTGACTAGCTACGTGGAATTCCATATCACCATCATTGCACTAGCCTTGTACGCCTTCGCGTTTCTTCTCATCATATTCTGCAACGCATTGAACTTGTACATCATGAGGAAGCCTTTGGATTGCTTCAGTGACAATACGCGGTTCTTCCTGAGTGCTCTGGCGGTGGTGGACCTGTTGTCGGGTTTAATCTGTTGCCCGACGGAAATGGTGTTGGCTATCTTTGGAAACTGGCCTCTGTCGCACGCGTCGTGTGACGTCATAGCCATTGTATACACCATGGTGTCATGTCAAGCACTCCTGTGTCTGTGTTTAGTTAGTGTAGATCGCTTCTTGACAATAGTGAAACCGCTTCGCTACCCGACTATCATGACACAGAAGAGGGCGCGCATCGTTCTTGCGTGCGTGTTATTGCTTGGCGCGCTTTTGTCCCTCACGATGCTCGAAGCAAGAAATCTTCCAAGTCCCATTGAAAACACCACATTGTGTGCGTTACTCTACTTAGACAGTACAGACCCGGTCCGTCCcctcattataatcatcatagtCTCTTTCATCATCCCCGCCTCCATTCTTCTCTTCGTAAACATTCGCCTTATGATAATCACCATCCAAAAGACTCGCGAACTTGCCAACATGTCCCCGACCGCTGTTCGTTACACCACCGACCGTCTCAAGGGCGTTCGGACGATTCTCGTACTAACTTCGGCTTTCTTCGTCACGTGGCTCCCCCTTATGTGTACAATGGTGGCAGCTGTAATATTCAACGCCCATATTCCACCGGCATGGGGAACCCTCGTGTCTTTCCCTGCATTATGTAATAGTTGGATTAATGctttcatatatttattcatgTGTACTTCGTATCGGCGCGCTGTCGTCAAAGAAGTTCGGAAATGTTTCAAGCGACGTCATGAAAAATGGGTGACCAACGGATCTGTTGCCGCGTCAGCTGCATTGCACTCGGAAGCAGCATTATAGTCTTGGACAACAGTCGTTTATTAGagtatttatcattttcaagtGTGTGAAATTAGTTATATTTGGACTTACTTTAATGGAGTATGTATAAAGGACTTATCAAGATAACGCTCTATTGGATTTAGGGGcacgtttcataaagttgttcgtaggTTAAGATcgactttaaaaacgactggtgatcttttcttgtggtaaatgatattcactattaaatgttcattgatgattatgcagcgcgtaagaaaggttcaccagtcgttcttaaagtcactcttaaatttcgaacagctttatgaaacggcccccaggggTCCGTGATAAAACTTAAATTTGACCCAATTTTAATGATTAGCTGGAGGGCTATCacatattaaataaaaagaaaatcattagtTTCCGTTTCGACCAAACTCTGTCAATCTcccttatttttgtatttgttattttatctaTTAATCCAGTACATTTATTGACATCCCACCTTTATTTATGAACAATTCAAGTCAATATTATCATATCTTGCTGAGTGGCATACCAAAAGAGATAACGATTTTATCATAGTTCTACATGCAGGGTAAGATTTATATAGCTTATCAGGGATAAACGTAAAGActtgtttcaaaatatatacatttgtcAGTTCTCAGTTGCCCTCTCACATAGAAGTCGAAAACCCGTGTAATGTCCAACAAAAGTCCTGTCCAAttcatatacatattttcaCATTCATAGATTTTGTCGCACAAAACATtagcatatatatttttcaggCATTTCGGAATGATTCCAACAATTTTTGATGTACGGCTGCTGATTATGTGTGCTTTCCTCGTTGCGAAGAAGAGTCATATCTTTCATGTATGGAGAatccatttgttttatttttttcagtttgtattgttttgtttattcaacaacaaaaaagtggCAAATATAAAATGTACGGGTTAAATTAAATGTTCGTGGATGTGTTACTGAATCACCAAGTACTAACACCAGTCTATGTTAATTTCCCATGCTTATATGACCGATATATAGTAtaatagatgcaggctatgttacaatggaaaacactccgttccgtcggataggacgttaaatggaggccccgtgtagaggagagtcgccacctttgcatgttaaaaacccactgcactattcatGCTACTCGGATAAgtgtagggggaaaccccggtgtagtggtccacctgcacccccccccccccccatccgttatatcgggaggagagacctgcgggtcatagtgattcagttcacttttcgcctcccaggcacaggtgacgccaaacagataataataatagtaattatcCATAATATCACCGGCAATGACCATCGATAGGCGTCTAGATGGGGTGAACAAACGAAAATACCCATGGACTCATTGGCTCGTATTGTCGGGTTTAACTTTAACCCAGGTTAAGGGTTGTggttaagtatgggaagccaaaagtatcaaattttaattaggttgtacatttcttatgtttactctgctctttcctgattcatcgatggggAAGACAATCACCGATTTacacttcctagacaattatgaatgatttgagagccaaagtagctgaaatatgatatctctattatgatttatgtaacaatttgcCATACttaaaaccacaactttaaacctgagtttaacttaaacccgacttcagaatatggactcattggctcgtattctgaagtaggGTGTAACTTCAACCAAGGTTTAGAGTTGTGGTTtgagtatggatagccaatagttacataaatcactagcagtaaagatatcatatttcaggtcaattggctctcaaatcattcataattttctatgaagtataaatagatgattgtctttacCAGCGACGAATCAGGAAATAGCACGGTAAGCGTAAGAAacgtacaacttaataaaaaaatagacacatttggcttcccataattttagcacagagttagaccatggtctaagttaaacctgacttcatgCAGAATACGGTCCATTAACTCTTTAGTTCGTAACAACTCCgattgtgtgtatgatatgcTAATTGGCAGCTAATGGTTTTGTTTTCACAGACAGCCGTCTCAAGTCAGGTACATAAAGTGTGACTCGGTGTATTACATTATTACTTTGTAACATGATACAATGTAAGCACCTTGACTGTTGACTTGAGAGAAGGGATTGTGCCAAGCCTCTGGTACCTCtcaaggcgaccgcacaccttaagattggtctgcgacccgatttcagaataaaatgtagtaaaaTTCGATgttaatattgagacttggaatatcatactgtgtaatgttctaaatcatcacACGGATTCCTATGTTCAAATCtttgactatgctatcatccttattagacatgttagaataaaagcgaatttaatatctagtcgtaatgacgtcatatcaGTCGTGCGATTGGCTaggatttgatttgatttaattttatttatttctgcattcacgtcaatatcagaattacaaaatacatatatacaatgtttACAAAGGTTATACatgattataacaaaataataatattcgcatagtataaatattgtaaataaatatttggcctttactctaaagtaaaggcttgcaatctttcaaaatggtattattagtattctttcaattaatttcaacctcaaataaaatgaaatgttccattcacattttcagaaaatgagcaaaatgcgattcgGATCGCGAgtggtcgtaaggtgtgcgatgGCCTTTAAAGCCAGACGTAATTCAGCCACATTTGGTGAAGCTGATTCCAGACCGACCAAATCCAAATGTGGTTTCCAATTACgcaccatcggtcggtttggtgTCAGTATCGTTTGTGTGACTTAGGCTTAATAATGTTGTAACACAATCAAattaccaggggcccgttttcTTGAAACGTTCATTGCATGCAGTTATGCTGTAATAGAACTGGGAGTTATGTTGTGTCCGTGCTTGTTTTTCAGTGAGGCCATTCTGAAGAGTGTTTCATGGAAACGAACCCGTCCATTCTCTGAATCCCATTATGGAGTTATGACAGTTATAGAGTTATAaatatatcgtgacgtcatagCCTCTGGTCCCTTCTATACACATAAAAATGGTACCCTGCCCTCCCTATTGAAGATTCGTCTTGAGCACATTATCTCATTACTTATAGCCTGCAAACCTTACCTACATGTAATTCGAGATAAAGTGGGCGTGGCTTTTAGTGTACATTTCAGACATATTTTAAGGTTGTGATTGGGTATATTGTATGTTACGCCGTATTTTGTATTACTctacattttatcaaaatattggtTTGCTTTTTACCCAAATTTGGATGTATGCATGGTAAAAGCAGGTATGGTATTAATGGAAAGCAAGAGACCCattgaatatataaattgaCTCATCTTGAACTTCATTTTGGTGTATAATCCTCCTCATGGTAATCCCTTTTTCATGGGTCCGTTGCAGACCACGTGTATTCGTTACCAAAAATCTCCCATTTGGCAGCTGCATGTTATGAAGTATAACGAACCTAATagtctttattttttgtgtCGTTCTTTTGTAcaattaacattttaaacaaatattgggtaaaatgctcTGTGAGGGAAATTATGTGTCCAACTTACAtagggcatttcttttggggcattttttatttatccagtgtgatgaaaatcagtttgcccattctaaagtaattgctgctcaataagccagttcgtagttcctttttgcgcatgatcagaagaaggtcatttgtactaaagtgacatggtgctttaaaatctaatgagataagcaccaactttgatgtcttgattattcatatattcttttgaattgtcgttttcatttacatccacaaaaaataacaatgcttccacgaacgactggtatttcacagtttgtcaagtacattgtgcaacatgctaagatatgcattcaaagtaggaatgcaacaaataccttcattaagtgttcatcggtgtgttattctagtcacctggtctattcaatttcttcatcctgctatgtaaggcaagcttacgtaatatcttgctttgaaatctgcctatcatgatgaaaggtcatttgaccaaaattgcccatgaagtaaccaTGAACTGGTCTTTTtctaaccttactgg from Lytechinus variegatus isolate NC3 chromosome 8, Lvar_3.0, whole genome shotgun sequence includes the following:
- the LOC121420449 gene encoding 5-hydroxytryptamine receptor 6-like, with the translated sequence MMDANEIAVNKPNSSELYVTLWPSTELPNSTEYAEEVTSYVEFHITIIALALYAFAFLLIIFCNALNLYIMRKPLDCFSDNTRFFLSALAVVDLLSGLICCPTEMVLAIFGNWPLSHASCDVIAIVYTMVSCQALLCLCLVSVDRFLTIVKPLRYPTIMTQKRARIVLACVLLLGALLSLTMLEARNLPSPIENTTLCALLYLDSTDPVRPLIIIIIVSFIIPASILLFVNIRLMIITIQKTRELANMSPTAVRYTTDRLKGVRTILVLTSAFFVTWLPLMCTMVAAVIFNAHIPPAWGTLVSFPALCNSWINAFIYLFMCTSYRRAVVKEVRKCFKRRHEKWVTNGSVAASAALHSEAAL